The genomic stretch TAGCTGAAAGCCTCGTGTCCAAACCACCACTGAGCCACCGATGCTGTGGCCGTCACAAGATAAATTAAGACTTAAAGAGGTTTTAACAGTTTGGTTGAGATCTCCCACCACCAGTGAGCCAAGATTTCCAAATCacgatttgtttttttcttctcaccgcTTCTCTAGTCTTCTGGTAGCAGAGATTTTCTGGACAAAGACGACAGGTATACTCAAAGGAACCTACAGGAATTAGATGCTCCTCTCTCACTGCACCTAATTCATCCAAGGGCAACCGGGTACCTCATTCTCATATGGCTTGGTCGAGTGGTCGCTAAAATCAACATGAGTACAATTAAATTAAACTACCTTTGAGTCAGGCCCTTGAGCGTTGAGATTCCAAGCCTAAGagtaaaaaatgaaagcaggaatttaaaagaaaaaaaataattcaggctttTTTAGAAACATACAGAAGCAAAGGGTACAAACTAGTTCCCCCCTTAGGTGATGCATAGAGTTTTCTGTGGGCTCTCTGCACGCAAGTAGATTcatcattacaaaataaattaaattaggtCGAACCATCATTTCCATCTAAAAGCAACTATACCTTGCACCATGCGGCACTTATTCATAATAAAAAGAGTTTAATAAATATCTCATAAACGGtgattatttttgttctattttaaaaaatacaaagttgtCATCCGTTCTGTTAACACTCAGTTCCCATTGCTGCAGGAAGTTTTGCTAGTCCGAACGTATTAGCTTCTCGTTTTCTTACGCACATTGCTTAGATATCTTAGTTTCCAGTAGCGTTAGTGTTGCACTTGTGAAGCAGTAAGGAAAACAGGAATGCAGTCGCAGGGAACCGGCGGCTTCGCCTGCCTGGGCCACCCCGGCTCAGCTCTGCTTCTCGCTCCTGCTCTAAGTAGTCTACAGGGGCTCCTGACAGACAGCACTCAGCACCTCGCCGGATCAGGCACTAGGGCTAGTCGAAATGAGAATTCAAGTTTTCTAAATGTTAGGCAAGAAATGATATTTGCAAATATGCTCAAGTCCCACCTATTTTAATCCTTCCCTTTCTAGGTGTTTCAAGATGCACCCACCCTCTTCTCCCCGACCTGCGCTGCCCGGAGGGACGCCTTACACCCAGAGATGGGAGACCCCCTTACCACCCCATCGGGGAGTCTGCAATGCTCAGTCCGTGGGTGCTCTACGGTTTCAGTAGCACAGGTCAGTTTCAGTGttgccttcaaaaatattttctttttttctttttttttcttttcttttttttttttttttgaaagaggcAAAGCTTATGCTGTGTCAAAGGAAAGTCTCTCACTTGAAGAGTAGTTCGTATTCATCCTTGGGCTTGGTTATAAATTATATTTGCAAGTTTGTATTAAGGGATCtcaattttagagaaaaaaaagtcatacaacAATTTTTTCTGTAATCCTTTAAAACACACCAGTGGCAACTCCTTTGCAGTTTCTCCAAGGCTTTGTACACACTACAAAAGTGCAGGAACATGAACCGCCTTCATCTCATGACACCaagaactgaaagaaacaaacttcaaatagcttcagaaaaagctaCGAGCATGTAATATCTTTATGTTGGTCCAGAAGATCTCCACACACGCCACAATTAAAGAGGTGAGAGGGTATTTTAACATCGCTCCTTCTCGTTCATGACAGTATCCATTCTGTTTCAGTATTTCTTCAAAAAGCGCGAGGAAGGAAGGTACTTCAAACAGGCGTTGTTCTCCTGTTGACCATGTTGACATGGAGTCCTTCCTTAAACTCCTTCTGAAGGAAGTTGTGAACCTGCAGAAAACTGGCTTCTTGGTCTGCGTTGTAGCTGGCAGCCGTTGTAACCTTCAAAGGCTCTCTGGAAAGAGTGTACATGGAAATTTCGTTCATGGGAATGGTGCTTGCTATCTTCATGCCAACTGGAGAAATGTCTCTAGATGGAGAAGGCTCTGTAGATCGAGAACTGGATCTGGACCTCCGCCTCCTGTACCTATAACTGGGCATCCTGGCATAAGGAGAACTGGAAGAAGTCTTAAGGAATTCCCTCTTGGTCTTAAACCTCAGCTCTTTGTTCTTCTCAATATAAATGTTCACAGCCAGAACACCTATGGTTTCGGCCACAATAAAAGACAAGGCTCCAAAATAAAAAGACCAACCATAGTTGTAATGGTTCTTTTTGTCCTCATCTCGCTTGTCGCTTGGGTCACCCGCATTGCTTGATATGTAGACAATGATCCCTATGATATTACTTAGTcctagagagagaaaaacataaatcagCTGTTATGTGGCTGGGAAGAGAAAATTCAAGCCACGTTACTTTCGGGACCTGTACAGTTAAAGGATTATGAGCAGgaaattttattacatttatttactCTTTCATTTATCTCAAGATTTAATTTGTTcttgaaaaacaaagaggagaCCCACATCAGGGTCACATATGCTTGCATGGATCCCAAAATATTCAGCAGGATTTGTCCCCATCTCTTTGTCACGGTGGGAAAGAAGGAGCTTATGGGAGCTCGCTAATATTGTTAGTGGGATTCTAACATtcggaataataataaaaatgcattttgagcTCAGGGCTGCATCTGTTCACCTTGATCAAGATAAGTTCTCTTCCACCTTGCTGAATTTTCATCTAAATGCAGCATGCTTAATCCGAGCTTCAGGGGAAGCTATTAACAATGTACCTGACTCTCTCAGATGTTTCTAGTTTGAAAAACGGTCTCACCCCTCACAGGTGAAAACTTTCTGCCatcatataaaagaaaaaaaagaaaaaggccctGGATGTAAGAGGCACCTGATTCATCTAAcgtttaatacattttaaatagtgTAGAACCTGCTTGTTACTgacttcagcctccttttccaggAAAACGAAAAGCTTTTCTGGAATATATTTATTGCAGAGCTTCAAAAACATAGTTTTGTCTTAAGAAATGGGTCCAGTGTCCTCGATCCAGGAAAAGGTACAGGGAGAGAGCTGCCAACAGTCgttttcagttttaaaaggcaGCACTTCTTAAGGACTCAATTTAAGGAGAACATACCTGCTGCAACAAAGAGAATCCCAGCGCTGAGAATAATGTTGTTTTTGCTGTTGTAAATCCTTCCTGCTCCGACACAGagtcctcccagcagcagcagtattGTGCTGAGGATGGGGAACACACTGGAGGCACGGACGATGCCTGGAGGGGAGACAGGTAGAAAGCCAAGACAGGCAGGAATCATTTCAGACGCCGCCTCGGGTGCGAGTGTGGAGATTACAAAGTCTCAACCCCCCCCGGCTTTTGCTGGAATTATCATTGATGATGCATTTCTGGGCATGTTTTTTGGGAGCTGAGGCCACGGGCAGGTGGCCAACGTGTCACAGACACTCTCAACTGAGTAGCTTAAATCTTCTGAGCTTTCTCCTAGGAAGTCCAGCGTTATGGCCATTACCTGATGCCACCACGTACAGAACACTTGTGACAAAGCACGAGGTAAGTGACAGTAAGACCCGGCACCACACAGTGAGCGGCACTGGAAGATTCATGAGCTGGCTACGAACCCTACAAGGTTTGGGGATGGCTTGAGCAGGATCTGTTCCTTGGTACACGCAGAAGGTGAGAAAATTACAGCTCTCGAAGTCTGCAGCATTCGCGTTACCAGCGAGCACAGCTAAtaacccctttttcttttgttgagcATTAAGGACATTGAAACCTTTCCGATTTCTAAGGAAGATACTTTAACAAGTGTGTCTCAGATGTTTGTGTTTAGTTTCCTGACAGCTAAGTAGAGTAATTTAAAATTCTATATGCTTCAGTCCATTCACCGGGATGGGCTATAAAgtccctgaaaaaaattaaaaacaagccaGCTTTCAAAGTCGTGTCACTACAAGACTAAGCAGCAATTGAAAAGGAAGCGGCAGGGAGGGAACAAAAGGGATgagaaagaataaacaggcacaaGAAGAGAGAAGTCTGTACTGTAAAAACCAAAGGGGCAGAACCCGGTAGGCGTTCCTGGAAGGCAGAGTGAGTTCTGTTGTTACAGAGAGAGGATTTTTTGCAAGAAGGGGAGTTAAGATGCTGAATACTGCTGTGGAAAACAGGATCGTCCCAAAGCTGGGGACTGTGGAAAGGCAAAGGCGCACGGGGAGTCCCGGCAGGTACCGGGGCGTGGGGATGCCCACGGTGGCTGGGGGGTCAGAGGCTGCTGTCACGGAGGGGTGGAAGCCCCACAGCGCACCGGGAGGACATGGGGACCCCCGGGGCTGCGCGCGCGGAGAGGATAAAGCCGCCATCTGGACCGCTCTGCTGATGCGGTGCCGTTAGCGACGTGGCTCTCCCGGGTGCCATCTTCCTGGCTGACACGCACAGCGAGCGGCGCCCGTTTCCCGAGGAGAAACGGCCAGATGTTACAGCTGATGCTTTCTCATTTTACTTTTGATGGCCATGGCGTTCCCAATTCCGTGAATTGCTTCCTAACGATTCCCCTGGTAACTGGTGGCAAAACTCCCGCTGACTGCAAGAGGGACAGGGCCGGGCATTTAATAACAGCATTGCTTTTGTGcgcgccgcaaagcccccaggaGCCCCAGCTACGGGCCCAGCCCTCGTTAGGGTGGTGCAAACATCAAATGAAAAAGACAGTCCCTGCCTGGGAAGCTTATGCCTGTATCGATCGCAATGCCTTATGCCTCGCAACAGCGAGGAAAGTCCGTCTCCTACCAGAACCGGCAGCGCCACTGCGCGCGTCCTTTACAGACGGGCTATTTTCTAACCGGCTCTAAGCCCAGTTCAGTCGGACGCATTACTATTCAGACAGTGCCTTGCAATAATTGGCAAATCCAAGTAAGGAGGGTGTAAGGTCTCTAATCAAAGCCTGTTGAGTGCCGAGAGCCCGCTCCGTTGTCCCGGGTGTATCCCCACGTGTGTGATACGAAGGAACAGCACTTCGACTTTTGGGTCAGTTTTCAGAGTCAGTTATTAGAAGAAGATTCAATGTCAGTCTCTGCTGCAGGAGATGAAGGTGCCCCAAATCACTGTCTGTCTGGTTTTGTCTTGGCAAAAGGCAGCACGGGCTTAAAATCTACTGTGGCCCACCCTTTCTGGTCGTTGTTTCCTGTATTTCATGGTCATGCTGTTTATAATGATTTCAATTAAATCAAAGAGCTTTCCTAAAATGGTTCAGTGACATCCTCAGAAGGAACTTGCCAGACATGCCAAATGTAGGGGGTGGGTTGTTCTACTTGTAGCAATAATCTCCAGAGATAATTTTTCTATATTAGGTAATTAATGTGAAGAGAAACTAAACAAACAGTGGTGTTCTTCCTGTAAAGCcctacagaatattttttcctacaaCGAGTACTTTTAGCTCTGAAATTTAAAGGAATGCTCATAGGTAGCATGCAGATTTTACATATATCTCCCAATACGGGTAATAAAATGACAGCACATCCAAAAACATTAAGGCAATCtggtttctgctttctcccctgctttttttttttttccttttccttgtttacTGTCCTGTCTGTTTGCATCGGCTGTTCTTCACCGCTATGTGTTGTGACACCTCCTTCGGTGGAGCGCTTTTATTCTCCTCCCAAAGGCAGGAGCCAAGCAACCGGCTTTAAAATTGGGATGCGATGCATGGGTGCTATAGCATGCAGGGAATGGGTATGCAGCGGGGATGCTGCGGCATGCAGGGAACGGATATAAAGTGGGGATGCTACAGCATGCAGAGAATGGATATACAGCGCGGATGCTATAGCACGCAGGGAAGAAGTGTGTGAAAGCGTAGACGTGCCCCTGGTGCAGGGTCCTCAGTCCCCCTCCTCACGGCCGCAGAGCTCTGGTGTCCTCACGCGTGTGGGGACGGTGAGCATGGCCGAAACCCCCTCTTCTGCGGAGGGAGAGGTGCGGGTGCTTCCTGCGGCGCTGGGAGGGAGCAGGTTGGTTTCCGTGTGCCTGTGGAAAcgc from Chroicocephalus ridibundus chromosome 14, bChrRid1.1, whole genome shotgun sequence encodes the following:
- the CACNG4 gene encoding voltage-dependent calcium channel gamma-4 subunit; protein product: MVWCDRGVQMLLTTVGAFAAFSLMAIAIGTDYWLYSSAHICNGTNITADEAQGPPRRARGDLTHSGLWRICCLEGIYKGHCFRINHFPEDNDYDHDSSEYLLRIVRASSVFPILSTILLLLGGLCVGAGRIYNSKNNIILSAGILFVAAGLSNIIGIIVYISSNAGDPSDKRDEDKKNHYNYGWSFYFGALSFIVAETIGVLAVNIYIEKNKELRFKTKREFLKTSSSSPYARMPSYRYRRRRSRSSSRSTEPSPSRDISPVGMKIASTIPMNEISMYTLSREPLKVTTAASYNADQEASFLQVHNFLQKEFKEGLHVNMVNRRTTPV